Genomic DNA from Sphingobium sp. V4:
TTTCGTGCATAGAGACTCGAACCGAGCCTTTGACTCTACGCGAAGCGCGGGCCTGTACCCTTTCCCGAAGGAAAAGGCCAGCCCCGCGCCGCATTTTTAGGTCAAAGGCTCAATGAGCCTCCCTCAGGCCGCCGTTTCCGGCGACTTGTGGGTGTCCACGCGCTCGATGACCTTCCAGGTCTTGAGCTTGGAAATCGGAGCGGTCTCTTCGATGCGGACCGTTTCGCCTTCCTTGTAGACATTGCCCTCATCATGGGCATGGTACTTCTTCGACAGACGGATGATCTTGCCGTAGAGCGCATGCTTTACCTTGCGCTCCACCCGAACCACCACCGTCTTGTCGGTCTTGTCGGAAACCACCGTTCCCGTCAGCACGCGCTTGGGCATCGTGTGTTTCCTTTACTTCGCGGCCGAGCGGGTACGCTCGGACTGCAGGGTCTTGATCTGCGCGATCGACCGACGGACTTCACGCACGCGGCTGGGCTTTTCCAGCTGGTTGGTGGCCGCCTGGAAACGCAGGTTGAACTGCTCGCGCTTCAGGTTGTTGAGTTCGGTCGACAGTTCGTCGTCCGTCTTGGTCTTGAGGTCTGCGACGTTCGCCACGGCTTAACCCTCCAGGTGCGAGGTGTCGCCGAGGCGGGCGACGACCTTCGTCTTGATGGGCAGCTTCATCGCGGCGCGCGAGAAGGCCTCTGCTGCGAGCGGACCGGGCACGCCGTCCAGTTCGAACAGGATGCGGCCCGGCTTGACGCGAGCAGCCCAATATTCGACCGAACCCTTGCCCTTGCCCTGACGGACTTCGGCCGGCTTCTTCGACACCGGCACGTCGGGGAACACGCGAATCCACAACCGGCCCTGACGGCGGATATGGCGGGTGATCGCGCGGCGAGCCGCTTCGATCTGACGTGCGGTGACGCGCTCGGGTGCCAGAGCCTTGAGGCCGTAGGAGCCGAAATTCAGAGCCGAACCGCCCTTGGCGTCGCCCTTGATCCGGCCCTTGAAGGCCTTGCGGAACTTCATTTTCTTCGGTTGCAGCATGACGCTATTACCTTCTTATCTTCAGCGCGCCGGGCGCACGCCGGAGGTCTGAGCCTCCAGCATCAGCCGGTCGGTGGCCATCGGATCATGACCAAGGATTTCACCCTTGAAGATCCAGACCTTGATGCCGCACACGCCATAGGCGGTATGGGCTTCGGCTTCGGCATAGTCGACGTTCGCGCGCAGCGTGTGCAGCGGAACGCGGCCTTCGCGATACCATTCGACGCGCGCGATCTCCGCGCCGCCCAGACGGCCGCCGCAGGTGATCTTGATGCCTTCGGCGCCCAGACGGAGAGCCGACTGCACCGCGCGCTTCATCGCACGACGGAAAGCCACGCGGCGTTCCAGCTGGTCGGCAATGCCCTGCGCAACGAGCTTGGAGTCAATTTCCGGCTTGCGGATTTCGACGATGTTCAGGCTGACGTCCGAAGAGGTCAGGCCGCCCAGCTTCTTGCGCAGCTTTTCGATGTCCGCGCCCTTCTTGCCGATGATGACACCGGGACGGGCGGCGTAGATCGACACGCGGCACAGCTTGGCCGGACGCTCGATAACGACCTTGGAGATCGCGGCCTGCGGCAGGTTCTTCATGATATACTGGCGGATCTTCAGATCCTCCAGCAGCAGGCGACCGTAGTCGGCGCCTTCCGCGAACCAGCGGCTGTCCCAGGTGCGGTTGATCTGCAGACGCAGACCGATCGGATTGCTCTTGTGACCCATGTGCTTACGCCTCCGCCTCTTCTGCAGCTTCACGCACGACGATGCGCACGCGGCTGAAGGGCTTCAGAATCCGGGTCGACTTGCCGCGGCCGCGAGCGTGGAAGCGCTTCAGGGTGAAGCTCTTGCCCACCGATGCTTCCGCGACGACCAGTGCGTCGACGTCCAGATTGTGGTTGTTTTCCGCATTGGCGATGGCCGAAGCCAGCACCTTGCGCACGTCGACCGCCATCGCCTTCTTGGAGAAGGCGAGGATGTTCAGCGCGTCCTCGACCTTGCGGCCGCGGATGAGCGTGGCGACCAGGTTCAGCTTCTGGGCTGAACCACGGATCTGCGTGCCAACGGCCAGCGCCTCATTGTCGGCGACGCGACGGGGAGCCTTTTGCTTGCTCATTAGCGCTTGCCCTTCTTGTCGGCAGCGTGACCGGGGAAGTAGCGGGTCGGGGCGAATTCACCCAGCTTGTGACCAACCATTTCCTCGTTCACGAGGACCGGAACATGCTTGCGGCCATTATAGACGTTGAACGTCAGGCCAACGAACTGCGGCAGGATGGTGGAACGGCGCGACCAGGTCTTGATCGGACCGGTACGGCCACCGGCGTCCTGCGCCGTTTCCGCCTTCTTCAGAAGGCTGAGGTCCACGAACGGACCTTTCCAGACGGAACGAGCCATCTCGCTTACCTCTTCTTCTTCGCGTGGCGGCTACGGATGATGAACTTGTCCGTCGCCTTGTTGTGGCGGGTGCGCGCACCCTTGGTCGGCTTGCCCCAGGGCGTGACCGGATGACGGCCGCCCGAGGTCCGGCCTTCACCACCACCATGCGGGTGATCGACCGGGTTCTTCGCCACACCGCGCGTCAGCGGACGCTTACCCAGCCAGCGATTACGGCCGGCCTTGGCAAGGTTGGTGTTGGCGTTGTCCGGGTTCGACACGGCACCGACAGTGCCC
This window encodes:
- the rpsQ gene encoding 30S ribosomal protein S17 encodes the protein MPKRVLTGTVVSDKTDKTVVVRVERKVKHALYGKIIRLSKKYHAHDEGNVYKEGETVRIEETAPISKLKTWKVIERVDTHKSPETAA
- the rpmC gene encoding 50S ribosomal protein L29, with amino-acid sequence MANVADLKTKTDDELSTELNNLKREQFNLRFQAATNQLEKPSRVREVRRSIAQIKTLQSERTRSAAK
- the rplP gene encoding 50S ribosomal protein L16, which gives rise to MLQPKKMKFRKAFKGRIKGDAKGGSALNFGSYGLKALAPERVTARQIEAARRAITRHIRRQGRLWIRVFPDVPVSKKPAEVRQGKGKGSVEYWAARVKPGRILFELDGVPGPLAAEAFSRAAMKLPIKTKVVARLGDTSHLEG
- the rpsC gene encoding 30S ribosomal protein S3, whose protein sequence is MGHKSNPIGLRLQINRTWDSRWFAEGADYGRLLLEDLKIRQYIMKNLPQAAISKVVIERPAKLCRVSIYAARPGVIIGKKGADIEKLRKKLGGLTSSDVSLNIVEIRKPEIDSKLVAQGIADQLERRVAFRRAMKRAVQSALRLGAEGIKITCGGRLGGAEIARVEWYREGRVPLHTLRANVDYAEAEAHTAYGVCGIKVWIFKGEILGHDPMATDRLMLEAQTSGVRPAR
- the rplV gene encoding 50S ribosomal protein L22 — protein: MSKQKAPRRVADNEALAVGTQIRGSAQKLNLVATLIRGRKVEDALNILAFSKKAMAVDVRKVLASAIANAENNHNLDVDALVVAEASVGKSFTLKRFHARGRGKSTRILKPFSRVRIVVREAAEEAEA
- the rpsS gene encoding 30S ribosomal protein S19, producing the protein MARSVWKGPFVDLSLLKKAETAQDAGGRTGPIKTWSRRSTILPQFVGLTFNVYNGRKHVPVLVNEEMVGHKLGEFAPTRYFPGHAADKKGKR